The sequence AGCTTGAACGATCCTCCGCCGCGTGGACCCCCCAACGGCCTTCAGCCGTCGGTGCCCCCACAGATCTCCAACGCACAATAATGTGCGCTGGGATGACGGCGGAGGATCCGGGATGACGCGGGGTGTTGGCGGTGTCGCCGGGATGACGAGGGGAGGATCCGGGATGACGCGGGTTGGACGCTGCGCCGGGATGACGGCGGAAGAACGCCCTGCCGCCCGGGTCACTCTGCGGGGGTGAGTTTCTCCAAAAAAGGCTCGGCCCTGCGGGTCCTGACGGCCTCCAGCAGCTCTTCCACGGTGTCGCACCGCCTGTCCGTGGCCACGCCGGTCCTGCGCTCCCTGTCCGGGGTGTGGTTGTCGGACCCGGCCACGGGCAGCAGTCCGTATTCCCGGCAATACCACCGGGCCCTTTCGTTGCATTCGTCGGAGACGTGGCCGTTGTATATCTCCACCGCGTCCACTTCCCGGGGGCAGAGGATGATGCCGTGGGTCATGTACCACGCCTCCAGAAAGGGATGGGCGTGGATGATGAAGACGCCCGCCTCCCTCGCTTTTTTGAAAAGCTCGGTGTAGCGCAGGTCAAACAGGTCTTCGCTGTCCAGCATCCAGTCGCGGCTGACGTTCAAAAACACAAAGTCGTTGCCGGTGCAGGGGAGAAACCGGTCCGCACTTCTCCTGATGCTGTATTCCAGGCCGGGAAACACGCTCAGGCCGTATTTGCCGGCCTCCGCCGCGGCCTGCCCGGTCACTTCCCAGATGCGGTCCACCCGGTCCTTCCACGGGGCCCCCTCGGGGACGGCGGAGCTGCCGGTCAGGTGGTCAGTGACGCAAAAGCCCGCGTAGCCCATTTCGTGATAATAGGCCGCCATGTCCTTTACGGGCGAGCCGTCGCTGCCTTCTTTGGTGTGCATGTGCAGATCGTACAGATATTTCAAGGGCGTTGCTCCTTTACGGGGGCCTGCAGCAAGGCCTCCTGGGCTTTTATCTGGCCCTCCATGGCCCTGTCCAGGCTGGAGCGGTAAGACTCCTGTCCGTTTTCCACCATTTCCTCCAGATAGCACTGGGCCAGCCTGTAGCATTCCAGGGCCTCCCTGGCGTCGGCGGGGGTGCCCGAGCCGGAGTAATACATGTCGCCCAGCCGCAGATACACCGGGCCGGCGGCGTCTTGCCTGTCCTCGTCGGACATGAGCAGGAGGCAGCGCTTGTAGATCAAAAAGGCCGTATTCTTGTCCATGTCCACATGGTAGCCGTTGCGGTACATGTCGCCTATCTTGTAGGTGGACACCGGCTCTCCCAAAAAAGCGCCGATGGAAAACCATTTGAAAGCCTTTTCGTAGTCCTGCTCCACTCCGTTGCCGTAGTAGTAGCAATAGCCCAGATTTTCCCGGGCAACGCTGCTGCCGAGCCGGGCGCCCTTGATGTACCACAATATGCCGGTTTTGCAGTTTTTTTCAAATCCACGGGCGCCGTTGTAATAATGGGCCCCCAGATTGTTGGCGGAAGCGCCGGCGTCCTCGTTGACTTCGCACTTCATGGCGTCAAAATACATATCCTTCACCAGATCTCTCAGATCGTAGGGAAAGATCTTTGGCAGGTCGCACTCATACATCAGCTCGTCGGCCACCTCGCCCAGGTCGTCGGGCAATCGGACCGAGCCGTCCAATATGGCGTCCAGCACCTCGGCAGTTTCCGGGTATTCCGCGCGGTCCAGCCTGTCGGCCACCCGCTTTACCTTCTTCATATTCACGTGAAATACTATCGCGCTCTTTCTCATGCTCTTTCTCCTTTATAAAATCATGCTATAATGTGGGGAACACTCGTCATCACGGCAGGACCCCTCGACCAAAGCCCGGGCATATTGTCCCGTTCAATAATAACGTCATCTC comes from Abditibacteriota bacterium and encodes:
- a CDS encoding PHP domain-containing protein, with amino-acid sequence MKYLYDLHMHTKEGSDGSPVKDMAAYYHEMGYAGFCVTDHLTGSSAVPEGAPWKDRVDRIWEVTGQAAAEAGKYGLSVFPGLEYSIRRSADRFLPCTGNDFVFLNVSRDWMLDSEDLFDLRYTELFKKAREAGVFIIHAHPFLEAWYMTHGIILCPREVDAVEIYNGHVSDECNERARWYCREYGLLPVAGSDNHTPDRERRTGVATDRRCDTVEELLEAVRTRRAEPFLEKLTPAE
- a CDS encoding sel1 repeat family protein is translated as MRKSAIVFHVNMKKVKRVADRLDRAEYPETAEVLDAILDGSVRLPDDLGEVADELMYECDLPKIFPYDLRDLVKDMYFDAMKCEVNEDAGASANNLGAHYYNGARGFEKNCKTGILWYIKGARLGSSVARENLGYCYYYGNGVEQDYEKAFKWFSIGAFLGEPVSTYKIGDMYRNGYHVDMDKNTAFLIYKRCLLLMSDEDRQDAAGPVYLRLGDMYYSGSGTPADAREALECYRLAQCYLEEMVENGQESYRSSLDRAMEGQIKAQEALLQAPVKEQRP